The sequence below is a genomic window from Bacillota bacterium.
CTCCCGAGACAGTAAAGTGGTCTGGGCGGAGCCCTGGCTCGAGCGGCTCGAAGACGTGGGCCGGATAAGGGAGTATAGCCAGAACCAGTGGTTCCGAGGAATAGTCGATTACCTGACAAGGCTTCGCGACGGCATAGGGCCAGGCTTCCCCGTAGCAACCACTCTCATGCGCGGGACCGGAGACATATTGGCAGCCGTGCGCGGCACCCAGAACTTTGTCTACGACATGTACGATTCTCCTCGCCAGGTTATGGAGGCGGCGGAGGCGTGTACTGAGGTGTTCATCGAGAGTTGGAAGGCGCAGACTGAGGTCATCCCGGAGTACGGCGGAGGCTACTTCTGCGGACCGATGGCGGTGTGGGCTCCAGGCAAGACTATATACTTCCAGGAAGACGTGTCCGCGATACTCTCGCCGGACATGTACCGTCGGTTCTTTTTGCCTTTTGACAGGATTCTCGCCGGGGTCACCCCCGGACTGTCTCTGATGCATCTGCACTCCACCGGCTTGCATGTGTTGGACGACGTGGTGTCCATCGAAGCCTTGGGGTGTGTGCAGGTGTGCATAGACGTCCTTGGGCCGAAACCGGGAGACCTGCTCGGGGAATTCCGCCGGGTTCAAGATGCAGGGAAGTGTTTGATGATCTATGGGGACCTGAACAAAGCAGAAGTGGAGATTCTCGAACGGGCGCTTCGTCCCGAAGGCCTGCTCATCTTCGTCGTCCGTGGGATCGGGCAGTCCTGACAGAGTGCTGGTGATAATGGGCAGGACATACCGGGTTTGGGAAAGCAGGAATCCGGGTCCGGCTGCAGAAGCTTGTACCTGTATGATGTTATGACCAGCTTATTATCACAGCGCCGGTAACAGCCCCGACGGGGAAGTACCGCCCGAGGTTGTTGGAAAGGGTGGAGCAGGCATGAGAGCAGAGCTGGACGGGATGTGTGGGAAGCTCGACCGGGTTACCCTCTCTCAAGAGGTGGCTGACCGGATCCAAAGACTCATAGTCGACCAGTCCCTGGAGGTCGGGACCATGCTGCCTTCGGAGAACTCGCTCGCACAGTCCTTCGGAGTGAGCCGGACGGTGATACGGGAGGCATTCAAAGTTCTGAAAGCCAAAGGCCTCGTAGATGTCCAGCCAGGTAAGGGCACTGTCGTGAGGAGCCCGGGCAGGAAGTCCGTCTCGGATACGATTAAGCTCTACCTTACAGTCAAACAAGGCGGGAAGCCTTCGCACATCGAGGCTCTCTACGAAATCAGAGAGGTTCTGGAGTGCCGCATAGCCGAGCTCGCGGCGGCTCGAAGGACCCCTGAGGATTTGTGTCATCTGCGAGACGCCCTGGAGAGAATGAAGGAGCAACAGGAGGACGCACAGGGATGGACCCGGGCGGACCTCGAGTACCACCGGCTCCTCGCCCGCTCCACCCAAAACGATCTCTTCCTCCTCTTACTGCAGCCAATTGCTGAGCTGCTCGGGGAGGTCATCTACAGGGGGTGGACCGAACCCAGCGGGGCGGACCAAGGAATAGCGGCCCACGAGGCCATTCTCCGCGCTATTGAAGAACAGTCGCCGGAGGAGGCCCGCCGGCTTATGGCAGACCATGTTGAAGATTCAAGGCAGCGTGTTCGTCGCACCTTGCAGGCTTGATTCTGGACGGAGGTCATAGAGCAGTGCGGATTACGAAGCTGGAATCGTTCCTATGCAATGCAGGATTACGTAACTACCTGTTCCTCAAGCTTCACACGGACGAAGGGATCGTAGGGGTGTCCGAGGCTTCTCTAGAGTGGCAGGAAGAGGCGACCCAGCGGGTCCTCCACGAGTTCTTCGAGCAAAGATACGTCATCGGTGCTAACCCCTTCGACGTGGAACAGCTCTGCCGGACCATGATCCGCGATCAGTATCAGGGTGGACCTGTTGCCCTTACCGCCATCAGCGGGATCGAGATAGGGTGCTGGGACATAATCGGAAAGGCCCTGGGCCAGCCGCTCTACAACCTCCTCGGGGGCGTTGCGAACCCGACAGTGCGCGCCTACGCCAACGGTTGGTATGGGGGGAAGGCTGACCCGGCGGAGTACGCCAGAAGAGCCAAGTCAGTAGTTGAGATGGGTTACACTGCCCTGAAGTTTGATCCTTTTGGGACAGCTTTCAAGAACCTCGACAGACGTGATGTGCACCGGGCGATCGATATTGTG
It includes:
- a CDS encoding FadR family transcriptional regulator; translated protein: MRAELDGMCGKLDRVTLSQEVADRIQRLIVDQSLEVGTMLPSENSLAQSFGVSRTVIREAFKVLKAKGLVDVQPGKGTVVRSPGRKSVSDTIKLYLTVKQGGKPSHIEALYEIREVLECRIAELAAARRTPEDLCHLRDALERMKEQQEDAQGWTRADLEYHRLLARSTQNDLFLLLLQPIAELLGEVIYRGWTEPSGADQGIAAHEAILRAIEEQSPEEARRLMADHVEDSRQRVRRTLQA